In Oryza sativa Japonica Group chromosome 11, ASM3414082v1, the following are encoded in one genomic region:
- the LOC4350084 gene encoding glucuronokinase 1, whose protein sequence is MTEQEHRAYARVGLLGNPSDMYGGKTLSFTISNFWATVHLAPSDDGGPLVIRPHPRHDLVDFASLPQLVTRLQNEGYNGGVRLLMAICKVFYSHCIQHGIALKEQNFTLSYDTNIPRQAGLSGSSAIICAALSCLLDFYNVRHLIKVEIRPNIILDAEKELGIVAGLQDRVAQVYGGLVYMDFGKEHMDTLGHGVYTPLDINLLPPLHLIYADNPSDSGKVHSTVRQRWLDGEEFIISSMEEVARLALDGRKALLDKNYRELARLMNRNFDLRRQMFGDDVIGTVNIKMVEAARSVGAAAKFTGSGGAVVALCPDGEAQVLLLEKACRDAGFLVQRIQVAPSPLPLTEGNPPF, encoded by the exons ATGACGGAGCAGGAGCACCGTGCGTATGCACGCGTCGGGCTCCTCGGCAATCCGAGCGACATGTATGGCGGCAAGACGCTCTCCTTCACCATTTCCAACTTCTGGGCCACTGTCCATCTAGCTCCATCCGACGATGGTGGCCCCCTTGTGATCCGGCCGCACCCACGACACGATCTCGTCGATTTTGCGTCCCTCCCACAACTT GTGACTCGCTTGCAAAATGAAGGATATAATGGGGGTGTTCGGCTGCTCATGGCCATCTGTAAAGTTTTCTATAGCCACTGTATCCAACATGGTATCGCACTAAAGGAGCAAAATTTCACCTTATCATATGATACTAATATTCCTCGGCAG GCTGGGCTTTCTGGTTCAAGCGCTATTATTTGTGCCGCTCTAAGCTGCCTTCTTGATTTTTACAACGTCAGACATTTAATAAAAGTCGAAATCAGACCTAATATTATTCTTGATGCCGAGAAAGAGCTTGGAATTGTTGCTGGTCTTCAGGATCGGGTGGCACAGGTTTATGGTGGGCTAGTCTATATG GATTTTGGCAAGGAGCATATGGACACATTGGGTCATGGCGTGTACACACCTTTGGATATCAATCTTCTCCCTCCTCTACATCTGATCTATGCAGATAATCCGAGTGATTCTGGCAAG GTCCACAGCACCGTTAGACAAAGATGGCTTGATGGAGAGGAGTTTATAATATCATCTATGGAAGAAGTAGCGCGGCTGGCCCTTGATGGCCGCAAGGCTCTGTTGGACAAGAATTATAGGGAGCTCGCGAGGCTTATGAACAGGAACTTCGACCTGCGGAG GCAAATGTTTGGAGACGATGTGATTGGTACGGTGAACATAAAGATGGTGGAGGCTGCGAGGAGCGTGGGCGCGGCCGCCAAGTTCACCGGCAGCGGGGGCGCGGTGGTGGCCCTGTGCCCGGACGGCGAAGCGCAGGTGCTGCTCCTGGAGAAGGCGTGCCGGGATGCTGGCTTTCTTGTGCAGCGAATCCAAGTCGCGCCATCACCGCTACCGCTCACGGAGGGTAATCCTCCTTTCTAA